The following are from one region of the Nitrospirota bacterium genome:
- the thrC gene encoding threonine synthase — MCRRWRGILHTYRKYLSVTEKTPIITLLEGNTPLISAVNLCDRVGLNLKLYFKFDGANPTGSFKDRGMTMAISKAVENNSKAVICASTGNTSASAAAYAARAGLKAIVIIPEGKIALGKLVQAMIHGAEVIQIEDNFDRALTIVKEMVEKYPITMVNSLNPYRLEGQKSAAYEVCDQLGSAPDFHALPVGNAGNITAYWRGYNDYHREGIIKSLPGMLGFQAAGAAPIVLGRPVERPETVATAIRIGNPASWKFAVKARDESGGLIEAVTDEEILDAYSLIASTEGIFCEPASAASLSGVIKLYRQGYFSGGETVVCTLTGNGLKDPDTVFRVAKEPKRTKATVKAVEDALNSVLEF, encoded by the coding sequence ATGTGCAGGAGATGGAGGGGGATTCTCCATACATACAGGAAATACTTATCCGTTACTGAAAAGACTCCCATAATAACCCTTCTTGAAGGAAACACACCGCTTATCAGTGCGGTTAATCTGTGCGATAGAGTCGGCTTAAACCTAAAGCTTTACTTTAAGTTTGATGGTGCAAACCCCACCGGCTCCTTCAAAGACCGCGGAATGACAATGGCTATATCAAAGGCAGTTGAGAACAACTCAAAAGCTGTCATATGCGCCTCTACCGGAAACACATCTGCTTCTGCAGCAGCCTATGCGGCAAGGGCCGGACTGAAGGCTATAGTCATAATTCCGGAGGGCAAGATTGCCCTTGGAAAGCTTGTTCAGGCCATGATTCATGGTGCCGAGGTCATACAGATTGAAGACAACTTTGACCGGGCTCTCACGATAGTAAAAGAGATGGTGGAAAAATATCCGATAACCATGGTCAACTCATTGAACCCCTACAGGCTTGAGGGACAGAAGAGTGCTGCCTATGAGGTGTGCGACCAGCTTGGCAGTGCCCCGGATTTCCATGCCCTGCCGGTAGGAAATGCCGGAAACATCACTGCATACTGGCGGGGATACAATGACTACCACAGGGAAGGAATTATCAAGTCTCTTCCCGGGATGCTCGGGTTTCAGGCTGCAGGGGCTGCCCCGATCGTCCTTGGCAGACCCGTAGAAAGACCGGAAACCGTTGCAACGGCCATACGTATTGGAAATCCGGCAAGCTGGAAGTTCGCTGTAAAGGCAAGGGACGAATCAGGCGGACTGATTGAGGCAGTTACTGATGAGGAGATACTCGATGCATACAGTCTCATAGCTTCAACTGAGGGGATATTCTGTGAACCCGCTTCTGCAGCCTCTCTGTCGGGAGTTATAAAACTTTACAGGCAGGGTTATTTCAGTGGTGGAGAAACAGTGGTATGCACCCTTACAGGAAACGGTCTTAAAGACCCGGATACCGTCTTCAGGGTTGCCAAGGAACCAAAGAGGACAAAGGCAACGGTTAAGGCCGTTGAAGATGCCTTAAACAGCGTGCTGGAATTTTAA
- a CDS encoding NIL domain-containing protein, which translates to MKRRVKLTFPQHLIKEPVLFTMAKKFDVMPNIRRARVSETVGEMILELEGEEKNLDDGLQSLTEQGVKIELVEGDIIE; encoded by the coding sequence ATGAAACGGAGAGTAAAACTAACCTTTCCACAGCACCTTATAAAAGAGCCCGTACTCTTTACGATGGCTAAAAAGTTTGATGTAATGCCGAATATTAGAAGGGCACGGGTAAGCGAGACAGTTGGAGAGATGATTCTCGAGCTTGAAGGGGAAGAGAAGAATCTCGACGATGGTCTTCAATCCCTCACTGAACAAGGAGTCAAGATTGAGCTTGTTGAGGGAGATATTATTGAATAG